One stretch of Pedobacter riviphilus DNA includes these proteins:
- the dnaK gene encoding molecular chaperone DnaK — MGKIIGIDLGTTNSCVSVMEGNEPVVIANSEGKRTTPSIVAFAENGERKVGEPAKRQAITNPTKTIYSIKRFMGNSYDECAKEIARVPYKVVKGDNNTPRVEIDDRKYTPQEISAMILQKMKKTAEDFLGQEVTEAVITVPAYFNDAQRQATKEAGEIAGLSVKRIINEPTAAALAYGLDKAHKDMKIVVFDCGGGTHDVSVLELGDGVFEVKSTDGDTHLGGDDFDHIIIDWLTEEFKAENNMDLSKDPMALQRLKEAAEKAKIELSSTTSTEINLPYITADASGPKHLVRTLSRAKFEQLADSLIKRTIDPCKSALKNAGLSTGDIDEIILVGGSTRIPAIQEAVKAFFGKEPSKGVNPDEVVAIGAAIQGGVLTGDVKDVLLLDVTPLSLGIETMGGVMTKLIESNTTIPTKKSETFSTAADNQPSVEIHILQGERPMAAQNRTIGRFILDGIPPAPRGVPQVEVSFDIDANGILHVSAKDKATGKEQKIRIEASSGLTDAEIKKMKEEAEANAADDAKQKEEADKINGADALIFSTEKQLKEFGDKLSADKKAPIEAGLEKLKAAHSARNFADIDAASAELQAAWNVASEEMYKAGEQPQGGEQAQADGQPQGGGDNVTDVDFEEVKEEK, encoded by the coding sequence ATGGGAAAAATTATTGGAATAGACTTAGGAACAACAAACTCTTGCGTGAGTGTAATGGAGGGCAATGAGCCTGTAGTTATCGCAAACAGTGAGGGTAAACGTACTACACCGTCTATTGTTGCTTTTGCAGAAAACGGTGAGCGTAAAGTTGGCGAGCCTGCTAAACGTCAGGCTATAACCAACCCAACAAAAACGATATATTCGATTAAACGCTTTATGGGTAACAGCTACGATGAATGTGCTAAAGAAATTGCACGCGTACCTTATAAAGTAGTAAAAGGTGATAACAACACTCCACGTGTTGAAATCGACGACAGAAAATACACTCCACAGGAGATTTCTGCAATGATTTTGCAGAAAATGAAAAAAACGGCTGAAGATTTCTTGGGCCAGGAAGTAACTGAAGCGGTAATTACCGTACCAGCTTATTTTAACGATGCACAACGTCAGGCTACTAAAGAAGCAGGAGAAATCGCAGGTTTATCTGTAAAACGTATCATTAACGAGCCAACTGCGGCTGCTTTGGCTTATGGTTTAGATAAAGCACACAAAGACATGAAGATCGTTGTGTTCGACTGTGGTGGTGGTACACATGACGTTTCTGTATTGGAATTAGGTGATGGCGTTTTCGAAGTAAAATCTACGGACGGTGATACACACTTGGGTGGTGATGACTTTGACCACATTATTATCGACTGGTTAACTGAAGAGTTTAAAGCAGAAAACAACATGGACCTTTCTAAAGATCCAATGGCTTTACAACGTTTAAAAGAAGCTGCTGAGAAAGCTAAAATCGAGCTATCAAGCACAACTTCAACTGAAATCAACTTACCATACATTACTGCTGATGCTAGCGGCCCTAAACACTTAGTACGTACATTATCACGTGCTAAATTTGAGCAATTAGCTGATAGCTTAATCAAACGTACTATCGATCCTTGTAAATCTGCTTTGAAAAATGCTGGTTTAAGCACAGGCGATATCGACGAAATTATCCTGGTAGGGGGTTCTACACGTATCCCTGCTATTCAGGAAGCGGTTAAAGCTTTCTTCGGTAAAGAGCCAAGTAAAGGTGTTAATCCTGATGAGGTTGTAGCTATCGGTGCTGCTATTCAAGGTGGTGTATTAACTGGTGATGTGAAAGATGTATTGTTGTTAGACGTTACGCCTTTATCATTAGGTATCGAAACTATGGGTGGTGTAATGACTAAATTAATCGAGTCTAACACAACTATCCCAACTAAAAAATCGGAAACTTTCTCAACTGCAGCTGATAACCAGCCTTCAGTAGAAATCCATATTTTACAAGGTGAGCGTCCAATGGCTGCTCAAAACCGTACTATTGGCCGTTTCATTTTAGATGGTATTCCACCAGCACCTCGTGGTGTGCCTCAGGTAGAAGTATCGTTTGATATTGATGCCAATGGTATCTTACACGTAAGTGCTAAAGATAAAGCTACTGGTAAAGAGCAAAAAATCCGTATCGAAGCATCTTCAGGTTTAACTGATGCTGAGATCAAAAAAATGAAAGAAGAAGCTGAAGCTAATGCGGCAGATGATGCTAAACAGAAAGAAGAAGCGGATAAAATTAACGGAGCTGATGCTTTAATTTTCTCTACTGAGAAACAACTAAAAGAGTTTGGTGATAAACTATCTGCTGATAAAAAAGCACCAATCGAAGCTGGTTTAGAAAAATTGAAAGCAGCTCACTCAGCACGTAACTTTGCAGATATCGATGCAGCTTCGGCTGAATTGCAAGCTGCATGGAATGTTGCTTCTGAAGAGATGTACAAAGCTGGCGAGCAGCCTCAAGGTGGCGAACAAGCACAAGCTGATGGTCAACCTCAAGGTGGTGGCGATAACGTTACTGACGTTGATTTTGAAGAAGTAAAAGAAGAGAAATAA
- a CDS encoding DUF1304 domain-containing protein: MQVAAQIMIGLVALIHIYILWLEMFAWTTKAPKVFKTIPKDLFGPTKTLAANQGLYNGFLAAGLIWSLCITDHHWRLYVAIFFLTCVIIAGIYGAATASKKILYVQSIPALVALILLHL; this comes from the coding sequence ATGCAAGTAGCAGCACAAATCATGATCGGGCTTGTTGCCCTTATTCACATTTATATCCTTTGGCTAGAAATGTTCGCCTGGACGACCAAAGCACCCAAGGTATTTAAAACCATTCCAAAAGATTTATTTGGTCCGACCAAAACATTGGCCGCTAACCAGGGCTTGTACAATGGATTTTTAGCAGCAGGCTTAATATGGTCGCTATGCATAACCGACCATCACTGGCGTTTGTATGTAGCCATATTCTTTTTAACCTGCGTAATTATTGCCGGGATTTACGGTGCTGCTACAGCCAGTAAAAAAATCCTGTATGTACAGTCGATACCGGCTTTAGTAGCCTTGATTTTATTGCATCTGTAA
- a CDS encoding class I SAM-dependent methyltransferase — translation MPVLEYIKQFTAVLKESVDAATFVKVSLGNYKGEEEALKQILIRKVVIKREDKLAFTYRYKTRDVVKNYTVDEAINLISDYLNKGFKIGTLFTTEKDLILEELNNGKVVFRESKASSSAAPSASHDKEKTRLIKADSKSYLTELKITDAEGKVFKNAQDKFRQINHYIEILSSLIKELPEGTIKKVADMGSGKGYLTFALYDYLHSVLKLDSEVVGVEYRQDMVELCNQVAEKSSFDKLNFVQGTIEDYQAADVNLLIALHACDTATDDAIFKGIKANAELIVVAPCCHKQIRREIEQHKVKNDVSFLTKYGIFLERQAEMVTDGIRALILEYFGYKTKVFEFISDAHTPKNVLVVGIKGKELSAERKTEVLKKIKASKEYFGIGYHHLEKLLEL, via the coding sequence ATGCCAGTGCTAGAATATATAAAACAATTTACTGCGGTTTTAAAAGAAAGTGTTGATGCAGCAACTTTTGTAAAGGTATCTTTAGGGAACTACAAAGGTGAAGAAGAAGCATTAAAGCAAATTCTTATCCGCAAAGTTGTGATTAAACGTGAAGATAAACTGGCCTTCACCTATCGCTACAAAACCCGCGATGTGGTAAAAAACTATACCGTTGATGAAGCGATAAATTTGATTTCTGATTATCTGAATAAAGGTTTTAAAATTGGTACTTTGTTTACCACAGAAAAGGATCTGATTTTGGAGGAACTGAACAATGGCAAGGTTGTTTTTAGAGAAAGCAAAGCATCAAGTTCGGCAGCCCCGTCAGCCAGTCATGATAAAGAAAAGACGAGGTTAATTAAAGCAGATTCGAAATCGTATTTAACGGAACTAAAAATCACCGATGCAGAGGGCAAGGTATTTAAAAATGCGCAGGATAAATTCCGTCAGATTAACCACTATATCGAAATTTTAAGTTCATTAATAAAAGAACTGCCAGAAGGGACAATTAAAAAGGTTGCCGATATGGGCTCTGGCAAGGGCTATTTAACTTTTGCGCTTTACGATTACCTGCATTCAGTTTTGAAACTGGATTCGGAAGTGGTTGGGGTGGAGTACCGCCAGGATATGGTTGAACTATGCAATCAGGTTGCTGAAAAATCATCTTTCGATAAATTGAATTTTGTACAGGGAACAATTGAAGATTACCAGGCAGCCGATGTAAACCTGCTGATTGCATTGCATGCCTGCGATACGGCAACTGATGATGCCATTTTTAAAGGAATTAAAGCCAATGCCGAACTGATTGTGGTTGCGCCTTGTTGCCACAAACAAATACGCCGGGAAATTGAACAGCACAAAGTGAAAAATGATGTTTCTTTTTTAACCAAATACGGGATATTTTTAGAGCGTCAGGCAGAGATGGTTACCGATGGGATACGCGCTTTGATTTTAGAATATTTTGGCTATAAAACCAAGGTTTTTGAGTTTATATCTGATGCGCATACGCCCAAGAATGTGCTTGTGGTGGGGATTAAGGGCAAAGAGCTAAGTGCAGAGCGAAAAACGGAGGTTTTGAAAAAAATTAAGGCGAGTAAAGAATATTTTGGGATTGGCTACCATCATTTAGAAAAATTGTTGGAGCTGTAG
- a CDS encoding GMC family oxidoreductase, with the protein MSDFQIKKSPTVYDAIIVGSGAGGGMAAYVLAHAGQKVLMLEAGQNFDPRLDSHQLKWPWESPRRGASTTRPFGDFDASYGGWELEGEPYTQKNKSEFEWFRSRMLGGRTNHWGRISLRMGPEDFKPKDGLTDSWPITYADVKPFYDKVDRMIGIYGTVEGIESEPDGIFMKPPKPRLNELFIKKGAEKAGVKVIAGRGSVLTEALPNNSDRAPCFYCGQCGRSCKVYGDFSSSSCLVNPAVKTGNLTVITDAMVREVITDKDGTAKGVSYVNRKDLQEYQVNGKLVILGASACESARILLNSKSTSHPNGLANSSGVVGKYLHDSTGASVSGFLPQLMDRKRYNEDGLGSVHIYSPWWLDNRKLNFPRGYHIEYWGGMGMPAYGFGGGVAQMNGMVPGRDGKMKEAGGYGKSLKDDYRRFYGTGVGMAGRGTAIARESNYCEIDPNTVDKYGIPVLRFNYKWDKDEILQAKHMQETFLSIMKEMGAVVTSEIQGADTNYGLLNPGKIIHEVGTIRMGDDPKKSALNKYCQAHDCKNLFVVDAGPFVQQGDKNATWTIMALSMRTAEYILAQKKKQNI; encoded by the coding sequence ATGAGTGACTTTCAGATAAAAAAATCGCCTACCGTTTACGATGCCATTATTGTTGGCTCTGGAGCTGGTGGCGGCATGGCAGCCTATGTTTTGGCGCACGCAGGTCAAAAGGTTTTAATGCTTGAGGCTGGTCAAAATTTCGATCCAAGATTAGATTCTCACCAATTAAAATGGCCTTGGGAATCGCCTCGTCGTGGCGCCAGTACTACGCGTCCATTTGGAGATTTTGATGCTTCTTATGGAGGCTGGGAATTAGAAGGCGAACCATATACCCAGAAAAACAAAAGCGAATTCGAATGGTTCCGCTCGCGTATGCTCGGCGGCCGTACCAACCACTGGGGAAGAATTTCGCTGCGCATGGGACCAGAAGATTTTAAACCTAAAGACGGTTTAACCGATAGCTGGCCTATTACCTATGCGGATGTAAAGCCATTTTATGATAAGGTTGACCGCATGATTGGTATTTATGGTACTGTTGAGGGGATCGAAAGCGAACCCGATGGAATTTTCATGAAACCACCCAAACCGCGGTTAAATGAACTATTCATTAAAAAAGGGGCTGAAAAAGCCGGTGTAAAAGTAATTGCCGGTCGTGGTTCGGTGCTTACCGAAGCTCTACCCAACAACAGCGACCGTGCACCTTGTTTTTACTGTGGCCAGTGTGGCAGGAGCTGCAAGGTTTATGGCGATTTTTCTTCTTCTTCATGTTTGGTAAATCCTGCCGTAAAAACAGGCAACCTTACCGTAATTACCGACGCCATGGTGCGAGAAGTAATTACCGATAAAGATGGTACGGCAAAAGGCGTTTCATACGTAAACCGAAAAGACTTACAAGAATATCAGGTAAACGGCAAACTGGTCATTTTAGGTGCCAGTGCTTGTGAATCAGCACGCATTTTATTGAATTCAAAATCAACTTCACATCCTAATGGCCTGGCTAATAGCAGTGGCGTAGTTGGAAAATACCTGCATGATTCTACCGGAGCAAGTGTTTCGGGTTTTCTGCCACAGTTAATGGATAGAAAACGTTATAATGAAGATGGTCTGGGCAGTGTGCATATCTATTCTCCCTGGTGGCTAGATAACAGGAAATTGAATTTTCCACGTGGTTACCATATCGAATATTGGGGTGGAATGGGCATGCCAGCTTACGGTTTTGGTGGTGGTGTAGCCCAAATGAACGGGATGGTACCTGGCAGAGATGGCAAAATGAAAGAAGCCGGAGGTTATGGAAAATCACTAAAAGATGATTATCGCCGATTTTATGGAACTGGCGTTGGCATGGCTGGCCGTGGTACGGCAATTGCAAGAGAAAGTAACTATTGCGAAATCGACCCGAATACTGTAGATAAATATGGTATCCCCGTTTTAAGATTTAACTACAAATGGGACAAGGATGAGATTCTGCAGGCTAAACATATGCAGGAAACCTTTCTTTCGATTATGAAAGAAATGGGCGCCGTAGTTACTTCCGAAATTCAGGGCGCAGATACCAATTATGGATTACTAAACCCTGGAAAAATTATCCACGAAGTTGGAACGATCAGAATGGGCGATGATCCTAAAAAATCGGCATTAAACAAATACTGCCAAGCACATGACTGTAAGAACCTATTTGTGGTTGATGCGGGGCCATTTGTTCAACAAGGCGATAAAAATGCTACCTGGACCATCATGGCACTATCAATGCGTACCGCCGAATATATTTTAGCTCAAAAGAAAAAACAAAATATTTAA
- a CDS encoding gluconate 2-dehydrogenase subunit 3 family protein yields the protein MNRRDSLKALGLTAISTTVLLDACKQAETKTEAAAPEESAKEAGREQWEIDRDKKLKAETFFTKHEMATITVLADIIIPKDDVSGSASDAKVPEFIEFIVKDIPEHKVPMRGGLKWLDVYCFNKFQKPFVEASADQQISIVDEIAYPKKARPEMQAGVTFFNRMRNLTASGFYTTEIGIKDIGYVGNAPNQWAGVPVDVLKQYGMENVKV from the coding sequence ATGAACAGACGTGATTCACTAAAAGCATTGGGTTTAACAGCCATAAGCACAACTGTACTGCTCGATGCCTGTAAGCAAGCAGAAACAAAAACCGAAGCTGCAGCACCGGAAGAAAGTGCAAAAGAAGCAGGAAGAGAGCAATGGGAAATAGACCGTGATAAGAAATTAAAAGCTGAAACCTTTTTCACTAAACATGAAATGGCTACGATTACAGTTTTGGCGGATATTATTATTCCTAAAGACGATGTATCGGGCAGTGCATCTGATGCTAAAGTGCCAGAGTTTATCGAATTTATAGTAAAAGATATTCCTGAACATAAAGTACCGATGCGTGGTGGCCTGAAATGGCTGGATGTATACTGTTTCAATAAATTCCAGAAACCATTTGTTGAAGCATCGGCAGATCAACAGATTTCGATTGTAGATGAAATTGCCTACCCTAAAAAAGCCAGACCAGAAATGCAGGCGGGGGTAACTTTTTTCAATAGAATGAGAAATTTGACTGCATCAGGTTTTTACACGACAGAAATTGGTATAAAAGATATTGGTTATGTTGGTAATGCGCCAAACCAGTGGGCCGGTGTTCCCGTAGATGTGCTGAAACAGTACGGAATGGAAAATGTGAAGGTATAA
- the rplQ gene encoding 50S ribosomal protein L17, translating to MRHGKKVNHLGRTDSHRKAMLANMATSLIKAKRITTTLAKAKALRTYVEPLITKAKNDTTHSRRTVFSYLQDKEVITILFREVAEKVANRPGGYTRIIKLNNRQGDNAEMALIELVDYNTVYGKDVEVKEEKKTTRRGRSKAAAPKATEAKAEVVEEVAPAEEAPATEEPKGE from the coding sequence ATGAGACACGGTAAAAAAGTAAACCACTTAGGTAGAACCGACAGCCACAGAAAAGCGATGTTAGCTAATATGGCAACATCACTAATTAAAGCAAAAAGAATTACTACAACTTTAGCTAAAGCTAAAGCTTTACGTACTTATGTTGAGCCATTAATCACTAAAGCGAAAAATGACACTACTCACTCACGTCGTACAGTTTTCTCTTACCTACAAGATAAAGAAGTAATCACTATTTTGTTCCGCGAAGTGGCTGAGAAAGTTGCTAACCGTCCAGGTGGTTACACTCGTATCATTAAATTAAACAATCGTCAAGGTGATAATGCTGAGATGGCTTTAATTGAATTGGTAGATTACAATACAGTTTACGGTAAAGATGTAGAAGTTAAAGAAGAGAAGAAAACAACTCGTCGTGGTAGAAGCAAAGCTGCTGCGCCTAAAGCTACTGAAGCGAAAGCTGAAGTTGTTGAAGAAGTTGCTCCTGCTGAAGAAGCTCCTGCTACTGAAGAACCAAAAGGAGAATAA
- a CDS encoding DNA-directed RNA polymerase subunit alpha, with amino-acid sequence MAILAFQKPDKVIMQKSTDFDGTFEFRPLEPGFGVTIGNALRRILLSSLEGYAITTIRFSGVSHEFSTMKGVVEDLTDIILNLKQVRFKKTGDSGDSEKVFIIVNGQDQFKAGDITKFSNNFTVLNPEHVICNMDKSVTLEVELTINKGRGYVPAEENKVADAVVGVIAIDSIYTPMKNVKYTIENFRVEQKTDYEKLVLDISTDGSIHPEEALKEAAKILIQHFMLFSDENLVLESQAKEETKEVDEEILHMRKILKTELVDMDLSVRALNCLKAADIRTLADLVSYDVADMLKFRNFGKKSLTEIQELVKSKGLSFGMNLSKFKLDEE; translated from the coding sequence ATGGCAATTTTAGCATTTCAGAAACCAGACAAAGTGATCATGCAGAAATCAACTGATTTCGATGGCACATTTGAATTTCGTCCTTTAGAGCCCGGTTTCGGTGTAACAATTGGTAATGCCTTAAGAAGAATTTTACTTTCTTCGTTAGAAGGTTATGCTATTACTACTATTCGTTTTTCAGGCGTTTCTCACGAATTTTCTACCATGAAAGGTGTTGTAGAAGATTTAACTGATATTATCTTAAACTTAAAACAAGTTCGTTTTAAGAAAACAGGTGATTCAGGAGATTCTGAAAAAGTTTTCATCATCGTTAATGGTCAAGACCAGTTTAAAGCTGGTGATATCACTAAATTCTCTAACAACTTTACAGTTTTAAACCCTGAGCATGTAATTTGCAATATGGATAAATCTGTTACTTTGGAAGTGGAATTAACCATCAATAAAGGACGTGGTTATGTACCTGCTGAAGAAAATAAAGTTGCTGATGCTGTTGTAGGTGTAATCGCAATCGATTCGATTTATACTCCAATGAAAAATGTAAAATACACGATTGAGAACTTTCGTGTTGAGCAAAAAACGGATTATGAAAAATTGGTTTTAGATATCTCTACTGACGGTTCAATTCATCCAGAAGAGGCACTAAAAGAAGCGGCTAAGATCCTTATCCAACACTTTATGTTATTCTCTGATGAGAATTTAGTATTAGAATCTCAAGCAAAAGAAGAAACTAAAGAAGTAGACGAGGAAATTTTACACATGCGTAAAATCCTTAAAACTGAATTAGTAGATATGGATCTTTCAGTTAGAGCATTAAACTGCTTAAAAGCTGCTGATATCCGTACTTTAGCTGATTTAGTTTCTTACGATGTTGCTGATATGTTAAAATTCAGAAACTTCGGTAAAAAATCTTTAACAGAGATCCAAGAATTAGTAAAATCGAAAGGTTTATCATTTGGTATGAACCTGTCTAAATTTAAATTAGACGAAGAATAA